The Brevibacillus brevis genome contains a region encoding:
- a CDS encoding coiled-coil domain-containing protein, with protein sequence MDDKYMGASSTSSPTLPLPANGKQKGRRRRGSLFQALIPSQTEGKRPLLPIVLAVLVWGGLAYAGYAFAVHTLDKQQQFVNQRIDQVQEDNQKQMKALGDQLTLVQEEMQNVQKGLGNLEEDLALTGETIGGTNKTKEALQDRVDQLNKQLVDLKTSLKKLEDAARAW encoded by the coding sequence ATGGACGACAAATACATGGGAGCGTCATCGACTTCGTCACCCACACTGCCACTCCCGGCAAACGGGAAGCAGAAAGGAAGACGCAGAAGAGGCAGTCTTTTTCAGGCATTGATTCCCTCCCAGACAGAAGGTAAGCGTCCTTTACTACCGATCGTTTTGGCCGTTCTGGTCTGGGGAGGACTTGCCTATGCTGGATATGCCTTTGCTGTTCATACGTTGGACAAGCAGCAGCAATTTGTGAACCAACGAATTGATCAAGTTCAAGAAGATAATCAAAAGCAGATGAAGGCATTGGGAGATCAATTGACTCTGGTGCAGGAAGAAATGCAAAATGTCCAGAAGGGTCTGGGAAATCTGGAAGAAGATTTGGCATTGACGGGTGAAACCATTGGTGGCACTAACAAGACCAAAGAAGCTCTGCAGGATCGGGTTGACCAGCTTAACAAACAGCTGGTTGATTTGAAAACATCTCTGAAAAAATTGGAGGATGCTGCCCGTGCTTGGTAA
- a CDS encoding phosphodiester glycosidase family protein: MLPVLGKINRFFLFLMAPALGFLVAFALDNPVDKLQTEGLKLPSAVAKSQADELGERLNDTKVQLRNVEFVIEDIRDRSKKEQKEYEQQNKKISSALEASKSQTQKSADVLDTILSNMLGKPIGQHFGKNSTVKIYSLQEGGYRGYMAKVRLNDPKALKMVLANNSVKSKGETTSQAGKRTGAILAINAGGFMSDKQGNLTPLGITVVDGKIRTFSNNAKLSFVGFNNKGHLVGTNIKTQAQITQQGILQGASFLPRLLQDGKRLSIPREWANARQPRTLIGHFDNGDLLLIVIDGRRDGWSNGVTLEEAQRKLQEWHVVDAYNLDGGGSSAFYYNGKLLNKPSGGKERRVVSNLVIMP, translated from the coding sequence ATGCTGCCCGTGCTTGGTAAGATAAACCGTTTCTTTCTCTTTCTGATGGCGCCTGCTCTCGGTTTTTTGGTCGCTTTTGCGCTGGACAATCCAGTGGACAAGCTCCAGACAGAAGGCCTGAAGCTTCCTTCTGCCGTAGCGAAGAGCCAAGCAGATGAGCTGGGGGAACGGCTCAATGACACCAAGGTGCAGCTTCGAAACGTAGAATTCGTCATTGAAGACATCCGGGATCGCTCGAAAAAGGAACAGAAAGAATACGAGCAGCAAAACAAGAAGATCAGCAGCGCACTTGAAGCGAGCAAATCCCAGACACAAAAATCTGCGGATGTATTGGACACGATTTTGTCCAACATGCTTGGCAAGCCGATCGGTCAACACTTCGGGAAAAACTCGACAGTGAAAATCTATTCCTTGCAAGAAGGAGGATACCGCGGTTACATGGCCAAAGTTCGCCTCAATGATCCGAAAGCGCTGAAAATGGTGCTGGCCAACAACTCCGTGAAAAGTAAAGGAGAAACGACGAGTCAAGCCGGTAAGCGCACAGGAGCTATTCTTGCGATCAATGCAGGCGGCTTTATGTCGGACAAGCAGGGCAATCTGACTCCGTTAGGCATTACGGTTGTTGACGGCAAGATTCGAACCTTTTCCAATAATGCGAAGCTGAGCTTTGTCGGATTTAACAACAAAGGTCACCTGGTCGGAACAAACATCAAGACGCAGGCGCAAATTACACAACAAGGGATATTGCAGGGAGCGAGCTTTTTGCCCCGTCTTTTGCAGGACGGAAAGCGATTGTCTATTCCTCGTGAATGGGCGAATGCACGTCAACCGCGAACACTAATCGGCCATTTCGACAACGGCGATTTGCTGCTGATTGTCATTGATGGAAGACGAGATGGCTGGAGTAATGGTGTTACGCTGGAGGAAGCGCAAAGAAAGCTGCAAGAGTGGCATGTCGTGGATGCGTATAACCTCGACGGCGGCGGCTCCAGTGCGTTTTATTACAATGGCAAGCTGTTGAACAAGCCATCTGGGGGCAAAGAACGACGCGTGGTGAGCAATTTGGTCATCATGCCATAA